From Toxorhynchites rutilus septentrionalis strain SRP unplaced genomic scaffold, ASM2978413v1 HiC_scaffold_20, whole genome shotgun sequence, the proteins below share one genomic window:
- the LOC129781764 gene encoding histone H2A produces MSGRGKGGKVKGKAKSRSNRAGLQFPVGRIHRLLRKGNYAERVGAGAPVYLAAVMEYLAAEVLELAGNAARDNKKTRIIPRHLQLAIRNDEELNKLLSGVTIAQGGVLPNIQAVLLPKKTEKKA; encoded by the coding sequence ATGTCTGGacgtggtaaaggaggaaaagtaaaGGGGAAGGCAAAGTCCCGTTCAAATCGTGCTGGATTGCAGTTCCCAGTGGGTCGTATTCATCGTCTGCTCAGGAAGGGAAACTATGCCGAACGTGTTGGAGCTGGAGCACCCGTTTACCTGGCCGCAGTGATGGAATATTTGGCCGCTGAAGTGTTGGAATTGGCAGGAAATGCCGCTCGTGACAACAAGAAGACCAGAATTATCCCACGTCATCTGCAGTTGGCTATCCGTAATGACGAAGAATTGAATAAGCTGCTGTCGGGTGTAACTATTGCTCAAGGCGGAGTTTTGCCCAACATCCAAGCTGTTCTACTGCCCAAAAAGACCGAGAAGAAAGCTTAA
- the LOC129781735 gene encoding histone H2B-like, which yields MAPKTSGKAAKKSGKAQKSITKTDKKKKKVRRKESYAIYIYKVLKQVHPDTGISSKAMSIMNSFVNDIFERIAAESSRLAHYNKRSTITSREIQTAVRLLLPGELAKHAVSEGTKAVTKYTSSK from the coding sequence ATGGCTCCTAAAACCAGTGGAAAGGCAGCGAAGAAGTCCGGAAAGGCCCAGAAAAGTATTACCAAGACcgacaagaaaaagaagaaggtcCGCAGGAAGGAAAGCTACGCTATCTACATTTACAAAGTGTTGAAACAAGTCCATCCTGACACGGGTATTTCATCCAAAGCCATGAGTATCATGAACAGCTTTGTGAATGATATTTTCGAACGCATCGCCGCTGAATCATCTCGCTTGGCGCATTACAACAAACGTTCAACGATAACTTCTCGTGAAATTCAAACCGCAGTTCGTTTACTGCTGCCAGGAGAATTGGCCAAACACGCTGTCTCCGAAGGAACCAAGGCCGTCacgaagtataccagctccaagTAA
- the LOC129781769 gene encoding histone H2B-like encodes MAPKTSGKAAKKSGKAQKSITKTDKKKKKVRRKESYAIYIYKVLKQVHPDTGISSKAMSIMNSFVNDIFERIAAESSRLAHYNKRSTITSREIQTAVRLLLPGELAKHAVSEGTKAVTKYTSSK; translated from the coding sequence ATGGCTCCTAAAACCAGTGGAAAGGCAGCGAAGAAGTCTGGAAAGGCCCAGAAAAGTATTACCAAGACcgacaagaaaaagaagaaggtcCGCAGGAAGGAAAGCTACGCTATCTACATTTACAAAGTGTTGAAACAAGTCCATCCTGACACGGGTATTTCATCCAAAGCCATGAGTATCATGAACAGCTTTGTGAATGATATTTTCGAACGCATCGCCGCTGAATCATCTCGCTTGGCGCATTACAACAAACGTTCAACGATAACTTCTCGTGAAATTCAAACCGCAGTTCGTTTACTGCTGCCAGGAGAATTGGCCAAACACGCTGTCTCCGAAGGAACCAAAGCCGTCacgaagtataccagctccaagTAA
- the LOC129781742 gene encoding histone H1-like, protein MAETATEVVPAASVAASPAKTPKKARAPKGEGKKPKKSATHPPVNEMVLAAIKTLKERNGSSLQAIKKYIGANYKCDVAKLSTFIKKSLKSGVEKGNLVQTKGSGASGSFKIKSKDKKPEGEKKPKKTTAAKKPTGEKKVAKKAATSKTAADKKLKAAPAKKAFEKKAKAAVAKNAKKAGTVKTAAAPKQKSTRPSKTATKKPKTPKPKKATPAKKIAPKKPATKK, encoded by the coding sequence ATGGCCGAAACAGCTACTGAAGTCGTTCCCGCAGCATCAGTTGCTGCATCTCCAGCCAAGACACCGAAAAAGGCTCGTGCTCCTAAAGGAGAGGGTAAGAAACCGAAAAAGTCAGCCACCCATCCACCAGTGAATGAAATGGTTTTAGCCGCCATCAAGACTTTGAAGGAACGTAATGGATCATCTCTTCAGGCGATCAAGAAGTATATCGGTGCCAATTACAAGTGTGACGTTGCTAAGCTCTcaactttcattaaaaaatctttGAAGAGTGGTGTCGAGAAAGGTAATCTTGTGCAAACCAAAGGAAGTGGAGCATCAGGATcttttaaaattaaatcaaaGGACAAGAAACCAGAGGGCGAAAAGAAACCTAAGAAAACAACGGCTGCGAAAAAGCCTACTGGAGAGAAGAAAGTCGCCAAAAAGGCAGCTACTTCCAAAACTGCTGCTGACAAAAAACTAAAGGCAGCACCAGCAAAGAAAGCATTTGAGAAGAAGGCTAAAGCAGCCGTCGCAAAGAATGCCAAAAAGGCTGGAACAGTGAAGACAGCAGCCGCTCCCAAACAGAAATCAACCAGACCATCGAAAACAGCAACGAAGAAACCAAAAACTCCCAAACCGAAAAAAGCTACTCCGGCTAAGAAAATCGCTCCGAAAAAACCCGCTACCAAGAAGTAA
- the LOC129781737 gene encoding histone H2B-like — protein MAPKTSGKAAKKSGKAQKSITKTDKKKKKVRRKESYAIYIYKVLKQVHPDTGISSKAMSIMNSFVNDIFERIAAESSRLAHYNKRSTITSREIQTAVRLLLPGELAKHAVSEGTKAVTKYTSSK, from the coding sequence ATGGCTCCTAAAACCAGTGGAAAGGCAGCGAAGAAGTCTGGAAAGGCCCAGAAAAGTATTACCAAGACcgacaagaaaaagaagaaggtcCGCAGGAAGGAAAGCTACGCTATCTACATTTACAAAGTGTTGAAACAAGTCCATCCTGACACGGGTATTTCATCCAAAGCCATGAGTATCATGAACAGCTTTGTGAATGATATTTTCGAACGCATCGCCGCTGAATCATCTCGCTTGGCGCATTACAACAAACGTTCAACGATAACTTCTCGTGAAATTCAAACCGCAGTTCGTTTACTGCTGCCAGGAGAATTGGCCAAACACGCTGTCTCCGAAGGAACCAAAGCCGTCacgaagtataccagc
- the LOC129781757 gene encoding histone H3 — protein MARTKQTARKSTGGKAPRKQLATKAARKSAPATGGVKKPHRYRPGTVALREIRRYQKSTELLIRKLPFQRLVREIAQDFKTDLRFQSSAVMALQEASEAYLVGLFEDTNLCAIHAKRVTIMPKDIQLARRIRGERA, from the coding sequence ATGGCTCGTACCAAGCAGACCGCTCGTAAATCCACCGGAGGAAAGGCTCCTCGCAAACAGTTGGCCACTAAAGCTGCTCGTAAAAGTGctccagctaccggaggagtcaaGAAGCCACATCGTTATCGACCAGGAACCGTCGCTTTGCGTGAGATTCGTCGTTATCAAAAGTCGACTGAATTACTGATCCGTAAGCTTCCATTCCAACGTTTGGTTCGTGAGATCGCTCAAGATTTTAAGACCGATCTTCGCTTCCAGAGCTCGGCTGTTATGGCTCTGCAGGAAGCAAGTGAAGCTTATCTGGTTggattattcgaagataccaatctgtGTGCCATCCATGCCAAACGAGTCACCATTATGCCGAAAGATATCCAATTAGCTCGTCGTATCCGTGGAGAACGCGCTTAA
- the LOC129781759 gene encoding histone H3 — protein sequence MARTKQTARKSTGGKAPRKQLATKAARKSAPATGGVKKPHRYRPGTVALREIRRYQKSTELLIRKLPFQRLVREIAQDFKTDLRFQSSAVMALQEASEAYLVGLFEDTNLCAIHAKRVTIMPKDIQLARRIRGERA from the coding sequence ATGGCTCGTACCAAGCAGACCGCGCGTAAATCCACCGGAGGAAAGGCTCCTCGCAAACAGTTGGCCACTAAAGCTGCTCGTAAAAGTGctccagctaccggaggagtcaaGAAGCCACATCGTTATCGACCAGGAACCgtcgctttgcgtgaaattcgtcgttaTCAAAAGTCGACTGAATTACTGATTCGTAAGCTTCCATTCCAACGTTTGGTTCGTGAGATCGCTCAGGATTTTAAGACCGATCTTCGCTTCCAGAGCTCGGCTGTTATGGCTCTGCAGGAAGCAAGTGAAGCTTATCTGGTCggattattcgaagataccaatctgtGTGCCATCCATGCCAAACGAGTCACCATTATGCCGAAAGACATTCAATTGGCTCGTCGTATTCGTGGAGAACGCGCCTAA
- the LOC129781762 gene encoding histone H2A, whose protein sequence is MSGRGKGGKVKGKAKSRSNRAGLQFPVGRIHRLLRKGNYAERVGAGAPVYLAAVMEYLAAEVLELAGNAARDNKKTRIIPRHLQLAIRNDEELNKLLSGVTIAQGGVLPNIQAVLLPKKTEKKA, encoded by the coding sequence ATGTCTGGacgtggtaaaggaggaaaagttaagggaaaggcgaaGTCCCGTTCAAATCGTGCTGGCTTACAGTTCCCAGTGGGTCGTATTCATCGTCTGCTCAGGAAGGGAAACTATGCCGAACGTGTTGGAGCTGGAGCACCCGTTTATCTGGCCGCAGTGATGGAATATTTGGCCGCTGAAGTATTGGAATTGGCAGGAAATGCCGCTCGTGACAACAAGAAGACCAGGATTATCCCACGTCATCTGCAGTTGGCTATCCGTAATGACGAAGAATTGAACAAACTACTGTCGGGTGTAACTATTGCTCAAGGCGGAGTCTTGCCCAATATCCAAGCTGTTCTGCTACCCAAGAAAACCGAGAAGAAGGCTTAA
- the LOC129781749 gene encoding histone H1B-like, whose translation MAETATEVVPAASVGASPAKTPKKARAPKGEDKKPKKPATHPPVNEMVLAAIKTLKERNGSSLQAIKKYIGANYKCDVAKLSTFIKKSLKSGVEKGNLVQTKGSGASGSFKIKPKDKTPAGEKKPKKAATGKKPAGEKKVAKKAATSKTAAAKKPKEAPAKKAVQKKAKAVVAKTAKKAGTVKKAAASKQKPTKASKTAAKKPKTPKPKKAAPAKKAAPKKAAAKK comes from the coding sequence ATGGCCGAAACAGCTACTGAAGTCGTTCCCGCAGCATCAGTTGGTGCATCTCCAGCCAAGACACCGAAAAAGGCTCGTGCTCCTAAAGGAGAGGATAAGAAACCAAAAAAGCCAGCCACCCATCCACCAGTGAACGAAATGGTTCTGGCCGCCATCAAGACCTTAAAGGAACGTAATGGATCTTCTCTTCAGGCCATCAAGAAGTATATCGGTGCCAATTACAAGTGTGATGTTGCTAAGCTCTcaactttcataaaaaaatctttgaagagTGGTGTCGAGAAAGGTAATCTTGTGCAAACCAAAGGAAGTGGAGCATCGGGATCCTTCAAAATCAAACCTAAGGATAAGACACCTGCGGGCGAGAAGAAACCAAAGAAAGCTGCGACTGGGAAGAAACCTGCAGGGGAAAAGAAAGTCGCCAAAAAGGCAGCCACTTCTAAAACTGCTGCTGCCAAAAAGCCGAAGGAAGCACCAGCAAAAAAAGCGGTTCAGAAGAAGGCTAAAGCTGTCGTCGCCAAAACCGCCAAAAAGGCTGGAACCGTAAAGAAAGCAGCCGCTTCCAAACAGAAACCAACCAAAGCATCGAAGACAGCAGCGAAGAAGCCTAAAACTCCAAAACCGAAAAAGGCAGCACCAGCAAAGAAAGCTGCTCCGAAGAAAGCTGCTGCCAAAAAGTAA
- the LOC129781776 gene encoding histone H4 — protein MTGRGKGGKGLGKGGAKRHRKVLRDNIQGITKPAIRRLARRGGVKRISGLIYEETRGVLKVFLENVIRDAVTYTEHAKRKTVTAMDVVYALKRQGRTLYGFGG, from the coding sequence ATGACTGGccgtggtaaaggaggaaagggACTGGGCAAAGGAGGAGCCAAGCGTCATCGTAAGGTTCTGCGTGATAACATCCAGGGAATCACAAagcccgctatccgtcgtttggCTCGTCGTGGGGGAGTGAAGCGTATTTCCGGTCTCATCTACGAAGAAACTCGTGGTGTGCTGAAAGTATTTCTGGAAAACGTTATCCGAGATGCTGTTACCTATACCGAACACGCCAAACGGAAGACGGTTACCGCAATGGACGTTGTGTACGCTTTGAAACGCCAAGGTCGTACTCTCTATGGTTTCGGAGGTTAA